A single Crateriforma conspicua DNA region contains:
- a CDS encoding Ig-like domain-containing protein has product MIKRSDSKMLSDNTSRRINKKRRRAKATGSQASVRSRRLLMEGLEQRQLLAAEVVDIPTVDPALFAPQTPMNVGTVPAFTVNEPEHLGGASNDSFASATLLPLGTLPGQEPVIDVQGSLPVSATVQGNTTTDIDFYAVDLRAGDILDISVLGAAGRFNVFYDNGALWFGSTTQRLGGPDNSPLMTQGNAVAAQVVPEDGRYYIQISPSSTMSSYDAGLRVHRPISESLPVGAQQILYLDFNGGYFPGTMFGLGTPNLIDLPGLPESAPLLNIDIRDIDSQNELIDGVLAEVERGLGTIATNGGNGDFNETGVPGQYAVTVLNSRDHADPGFDNPLVTRIIVGGDSTSSGFATIGLAQYADVGNFDLSDTGFVLLDQIYAAATAFTVAPTASELDVVAQYLGFVVTHEAGHLFGLEHTNGDNLIGSISDEGPGSFSAEVATGVGPDQIYGTIDDTTFGFVTDQFSTTEGILIGYQRSAEALAHTVVTGTQGGSITGTVYNDQNRNGSLNNEPGIGGVPVFADIDGDGERDELEPLTVTAADGTYSLFVSPGTYNVTALIPDTLAPITSPARSVSVSLNQSVGGVNFGAVPVGESFTGRVFYDDNGNGQLDDGERAFPGVYVYADLDGDDRPDLGEPHAKSGADGTYTLNFPAAGTYTVRAVAEPGLELTYPADGEHEVTFNGLVTNGSNFDFGYRQSLDYSDAAASYGTAAHGLISGMNLGDLVDRDFSVFQTALANGDDLDGADDEDGVSLNGPISPGNQASITVDVTNTTGLAGYLHAWVDLNQDGDFADANEKIVNGVQLADGAHTLTFDVPSSIAVGSTTARFRYATEPTLGPTGTSAGGEVEDYVFDVIQTSGVAVDDAFNVPRNSNAFPLDVLANDFQTASNPLQIVNINTAGTQGTVVVAGDGQSIFYSPQNGFLGQEEFTYTVRDSFGNMETANVTVNVTFQSDVPIAVDDTFEVPQNSSDRPLNVLANDLASTAGGLTITGVTPGSAGGIVSIISGGLSIRYTPQPGFAGTEEFTYTVQDPSGNLSSATVTVNSMPGALNDDVVDFTLVTSGLNGDPITDIQVGEEFNLTVFVEDLTNPVAGDPEGLASAFLDVLYNDQLVSVIEEAGIIYGRPIFSNPNGTGSFTQGDFDTPGLMNEIGAVQTDLNLQTHDEAVPLFTVRLKAVAPGVADFVANPADELTSETVLVFSDTAVPVRQQRLGSTSLNIVSDGQPFATAVDDAFLAQLNDQGGIQIAKDSINADIVAGATNRLNVLANDSFGSTDSLQELTIEAAPGQGIVSINDNGTPGDLTDDYILYTSNTNASGFDSFVYGFVAGDGVRSTARVDLTVGTINANDLLVGVDLAIVDIDGNPIASDESVEVGDVFGVQIDVDDLRSALDSTFVFAAYTDLLYSQRLVTPATDPADFAGQTDIDFRLGFAVRYGDEDGNPSTGFSSTAATGFIDRPGVIDEFGTSDQDNNPSPSSFTDPRRLATLFFEATADGTATFTSSPADSFPFSDTLLFRRDNPVPTTQIAFDSTSITIGGGEGESPRQNSTMPVDVNDDGYVTAIDALLVINEISRGSSSAEGESAGLASRYFTDVTGDNRITALDALRVINHLNRTPQSGSAEGEAAPRTASVVTPASESDNDAVFSELGGSTRVVGGGEANDNSVAVPQLTSDNASDGDDDDDLISVLANDLGQF; this is encoded by the coding sequence CGACCACGGACATCGATTTCTACGCGGTTGACTTGCGTGCCGGTGACATTTTGGACATCAGCGTCCTGGGTGCCGCGGGCCGTTTCAACGTGTTCTATGACAACGGCGCCCTTTGGTTCGGTTCCACCACCCAGCGATTGGGCGGCCCGGACAATTCACCGCTGATGACCCAGGGCAATGCGGTCGCCGCACAAGTGGTGCCGGAAGACGGACGCTATTACATCCAGATTTCGCCGTCCAGCACGATGTCGTCCTACGACGCGGGGCTGCGTGTCCACCGGCCGATCTCCGAAAGCTTGCCGGTCGGTGCGCAACAGATTCTGTACCTCGATTTCAACGGTGGCTATTTCCCTGGCACCATGTTCGGGCTGGGGACGCCCAACTTGATCGATCTGCCGGGCCTGCCCGAATCCGCCCCGCTGTTGAACATTGACATCCGTGACATCGATTCGCAAAACGAGTTGATCGATGGTGTTTTGGCGGAAGTCGAACGCGGCCTGGGTACGATCGCGACCAACGGAGGCAACGGCGACTTCAATGAAACCGGAGTCCCGGGCCAATACGCCGTCACCGTGCTGAACAGTCGCGACCACGCCGACCCCGGCTTTGACAACCCGTTGGTGACTCGAATCATCGTGGGTGGTGATTCGACCAGCAGCGGTTTTGCCACCATCGGCCTGGCCCAGTACGCCGACGTCGGCAACTTCGATCTCAGCGACACCGGCTTTGTCTTGCTGGACCAAATCTACGCCGCCGCCACGGCCTTTACGGTGGCCCCAACGGCCAGCGAATTGGACGTCGTCGCCCAGTATCTTGGGTTTGTGGTCACTCACGAAGCAGGCCACCTGTTCGGGTTGGAACACACCAATGGTGACAACCTGATCGGAAGTATCTCGGATGAAGGCCCAGGATCCTTCAGCGCCGAAGTCGCCACCGGTGTGGGACCGGACCAAATTTACGGCACCATCGATGACACCACGTTCGGCTTTGTCACCGACCAATTCAGCACCACCGAAGGCATCCTGATCGGTTATCAGCGTTCGGCCGAAGCGTTGGCCCACACCGTGGTCACCGGCACTCAGGGTGGAAGCATCACCGGCACTGTCTATAACGACCAAAATCGTAACGGATCGCTGAACAACGAACCCGGAATCGGCGGCGTGCCGGTCTTCGCCGACATCGACGGCGACGGTGAACGTGATGAACTGGAACCGTTGACGGTCACCGCCGCGGACGGGACCTACAGTCTGTTTGTGTCCCCCGGCACGTACAACGTCACGGCACTGATCCCTGACACCTTGGCTCCGATCACTTCACCCGCCCGATCGGTCAGCGTTTCGTTGAACCAGTCGGTCGGTGGCGTGAACTTTGGCGCCGTTCCGGTGGGCGAATCGTTCACCGGCCGCGTGTTCTATGACGACAACGGAAACGGCCAACTGGACGACGGCGAACGAGCTTTCCCCGGTGTCTATGTCTATGCCGACTTGGACGGCGATGACCGTCCCGACCTTGGCGAACCGCACGCCAAGAGCGGCGCCGACGGGACTTACACGCTGAACTTCCCCGCCGCGGGCACCTACACGGTCCGTGCCGTTGCCGAACCCGGTTTGGAATTGACCTACCCGGCCGACGGCGAACACGAAGTCACCTTCAACGGCTTGGTGACCAACGGAAGCAATTTCGATTTCGGTTATCGTCAATCGCTTGACTACAGCGACGCGGCTGCCAGCTATGGCACCGCCGCCCACGGTTTGATCAGCGGTATGAACCTGGGCGACTTGGTCGACCGTGACTTCAGCGTCTTCCAAACCGCATTGGCCAACGGCGACGACTTGGACGGCGCCGATGACGAAGACGGCGTGTCGCTGAACGGACCGATCAGTCCGGGCAACCAAGCGTCGATCACCGTCGACGTGACGAACACCACGGGACTGGCTGGCTATCTGCATGCTTGGGTCGACCTGAACCAAGACGGCGATTTTGCCGATGCCAATGAAAAGATCGTCAATGGCGTGCAACTGGCCGACGGTGCCCACACGCTGACCTTTGACGTGCCCAGCAGCATCGCTGTTGGCAGCACCACGGCACGGTTCCGCTACGCGACCGAACCCACCTTGGGACCGACCGGGACCTCGGCCGGTGGTGAAGTGGAAGATTATGTCTTTGACGTGATCCAAACCAGCGGCGTTGCCGTCGATGACGCGTTCAACGTGCCTCGTAACAGCAACGCGTTCCCGCTGGACGTGCTGGCCAACGATTTCCAAACCGCCAGCAACCCGCTACAGATCGTCAACATCAACACCGCCGGTACCCAGGGCACGGTGGTGGTCGCCGGCGATGGCCAATCGATCTTCTACAGCCCCCAAAACGGATTCCTGGGCCAGGAAGAATTCACCTACACCGTGCGTGACAGCTTCGGCAATATGGAGACTGCCAATGTCACCGTGAACGTCACCTTCCAATCGGACGTTCCGATCGCCGTCGATGATACGTTCGAAGTCCCACAAAACAGCAGCGATCGCCCGCTGAACGTCCTGGCCAACGACTTGGCCAGCACCGCCGGCGGACTGACGATCACCGGCGTCACCCCCGGTTCGGCCGGCGGTATCGTTTCGATCATCAGCGGCGGCCTGTCGATTCGATACACCCCGCAGCCTGGTTTTGCGGGCACCGAAGAATTCACCTACACGGTGCAAGACCCCTCGGGCAACCTGTCGTCCGCCACGGTGACCGTCAACAGCATGCCGGGTGCCCTGAACGACGATGTGGTCGACTTCACCTTGGTCACCTCCGGCTTGAACGGTGATCCGATCACCGACATTCAGGTCGGCGAAGAATTCAACCTGACCGTCTTCGTCGAAGATCTGACCAACCCGGTCGCGGGTGATCCCGAAGGTTTGGCTTCGGCATTCTTGGACGTGCTTTACAACGATCAACTGGTTTCGGTGATCGAAGAAGCCGGCATCATTTATGGTCGTCCGATCTTCAGCAATCCCAATGGCACCGGATCATTCACCCAAGGTGACTTTGATACACCGGGATTGATGAACGAAATCGGCGCGGTTCAAACCGATCTGAACCTGCAGACACACGACGAAGCCGTCCCGCTGTTCACCGTGCGTTTGAAAGCCGTCGCGCCCGGCGTGGCCGACTTTGTGGCAAACCCCGCCGATGAACTGACCAGCGAAACTGTGTTGGTATTCAGCGACACCGCCGTTCCGGTTCGCCAACAACGTCTGGGATCGACCAGCCTGAACATCGTCAGCGACGGCCAGCCGTTTGCGACCGCGGTGGACGATGCCTTCCTGGCCCAGTTGAACGACCAAGGCGGTATCCAAATCGCCAAGGACAGCATCAATGCGGACATCGTCGCAGGTGCGACCAACCGCTTGAATGTCTTGGCCAACGACAGCTTCGGTTCGACGGATTCGCTTCAAGAATTGACCATCGAAGCGGCTCCTGGACAGGGCATCGTCAGCATCAATGACAACGGCACGCCGGGCGACCTGACCGACGATTACATCCTTTACACCTCCAACACGAATGCGTCCGGCTTCGATTCATTCGTCTACGGATTTGTCGCCGGCGACGGCGTCCGCAGCACCGCACGTGTCGACCTGACGGTCGGAACGATCAATGCGAACGACCTTTTGGTCGGTGTCGATCTGGCGATCGTGGATATCGACGGCAACCCAATTGCATCGGACGAATCGGTCGAGGTAGGTGACGTGTTCGGCGTCCAAATTGACGTCGATGACTTGCGATCCGCCCTGGATTCGACGTTCGTCTTTGCCGCCTACACCGATTTGCTGTACAGCCAAAGACTGGTCACTCCGGCAACGGACCCCGCTGACTTTGCCGGTCAGACGGACATCGATTTCCGACTGGGCTTTGCGGTCCGCTACGGCGATGAAGACGGTAACCCGTCAACCGGATTCAGCAGCACCGCGGCGACCGGCTTTATCGATCGCCCGGGCGTGATTGATGAATTCGGCACCAGCGACCAAGACAACAACCCGTCGCCCAGCAGCTTCACCGATCCGCGTCGTCTGGCCACGCTGTTCTTCGAAGCCACCGCTGATGGCACGGCAACCTTCACCAGTTCGCCTGCCGATTCGTTCCCCTTCAGCGACACGCTGTTGTTCCGACGCGATAATCCCGTCCCGACGACCCAGATCGCGTTTGATTCGACTTCGATCACAATTGGCGGAGGCGAGGGCGAATCGCCTCGCCAGAACTCGACGATGCCTGTCGATGTCAATGATGACGGCTATGTGACCGCCATCGACGCCCTGTTGGTGATCAACGAAATCAGCCGCGGCTCATCCAGTGCCGAAGGCGAATCGGCTGGTTTGGCCAGTCGCTACTTCACGGACGTGACCGGCGACAATCGCATCACCGCTTTGGACGCCCTGCGAGTCATCAACCACCTGAATCGCACACCGCAAAGTGGTTCGGCCGAAGGCGAAGCCGCTCCGCGGACCGCATCAGTCGTCACGCCTGCATCGGAATCCGACAACGACGCAGTCTTCAGTGAACTGGGCGGATCGACTCGCGTGGTCGGTGGCGGCGAAGCCAACGATAACTCCGTTGCCGTCCCGCAACTGACTTCCGACAACGCATCGGATGGCGATGACGACGATGATTTGATCAGCGTCTTGGCGAACGACTTGGGCCAGTTCTGA